One Rhodoferax sp. GW822-FHT02A01 genomic window, CATGAAGGGCACGGAAGCGCGCACAAAGTTCATGTTGCCGGCAATCGGCTCGATGATCAGGCAGGCCAGTTCCTTGCCGTGCAGGGCAAAGGCTTCTTCCAGTTGCTGCAGGTTGTTGTACTCCAGCACCAGCGTGTGCTGCACCACTTCGGGCGGAACGCCAGCGCTGGTGGGGTTGCCAAAAGTGGCCAGGCCCGAACCGGCCTTGACCAGCAGGGCATCGGCATGGCCGTGGTAGCAGCCTTCGAACTTGATGAGCTTGCTGCGGCCCGTGGCACCACGGGCGACGCGGATGGCGCTCATGCCCGCCTCGGTACCGGAGCTGACTAGGCGCACCATCTCCATGCTGGGCACACGCGCCAGGATGGCTTCTGCCAGTTCCACTTCACGCTCGGTCGGTGCGCCGAAGGAGAAACCTTCGACGGCGGCCTTTTGCACGGCTTCCAGCACGGCAGGGTGGCCGTGGCCCAGAATCATTGGGCCCCAGGAGCCGATGTAGTCGATGTACTTCTTGTCGTTGGCATCCCAGAAGTAGGCGCCTTGCGCACGCTTCACAAAGCGCGGTGTGCCACCAACGGCTTTGAATGCGCGTACGGGCGAGTTCACGCCGCCGGGGATGACCTTGCGGGCGCGGTCGAACAGGGATTGGTTGCGGTCTGTCATATCGGTTGGGTCTTCAGTGGCGGGTGTCGTTGGGCGAAATTTCAAAGCTGGACTCCTGGGCGTCCTCTTCTTCGTCTTCATCGGGCTGAGCCCAGAACAGACGGTCGGGAATGACGTTGCCCATGCCGGGCCTAAAGCCGCTGTCCAGGCAGCGGTCCAGGTAGCTCAGGGCCTCGGCCACGGCCTCGGTCAATTCGGTTTCGCTGGCGATCAGGGCCGTCACGGCAGCCGAGAGGGTCTCGCCAGCGCCGGTGAAGACCGCCTCAAAGCGCTCAAACTTGTGTGAGCACAAGGTGGTGGTGGGCGAGCACAAGGCGTTTTCGATGAACTGGTCCGGCAACGGAATGCCGGTGACCAGCGTATAGGCCACACCAAACTCGTTGGCGGCGCGGGCAATGTCACGTGCACTGGGGCCGCGATCGGCGCTCCAGTCGGGCAGCAGCCAGCGCGAGAGGGTGCTGTGGTTTCCCACCAACACGGTGGTCTGCGGCAGCAGAAGTTCGCTGCAGGCGTCCTGATACATGTCAATCTGGTCTTCACGCCACCACGACAGGTCGGGCATGTAGGTCAGCAGAGGAACCTCGGCATAGTCGGAAGCCAGTTCGGCAATCGCGCTGAGGTTTTCGGGGCTGCCGACGAAGCCAACCTTGATCGCCTGCACCGGAATGTCTTCCAGAATCACGCGAGCTTGCTCGGTCACGGCCTCGTCATCCAGTGCAAAGTGGTCAAACACCTCGGAGGTGTCGCGTACATAGGCGCCAGTCATGATGGGCAAGGCATGTGCCCCGACCGATGCAATGGCCATCAGGTCGGCAGTGAGTCCGGCTGCACCACTGGGGTCGCTGGCATTGAAGACCATTACGCATGCGGAAGGTCCGTCATCGCGTTCACCAGCTTCGGGTTCGGGAATGGGGGATGCGGTCATGTGTGTACCTGTCCTTGAGATTGCCATCAGGCAGAATGGCAGGGTTAGCGCGGACAGTGGCGTTTTGTGCGTCTGTTGCCTCTATACAATCGTTGCATTCTATTCGAAGGCCCTATAAGCTGTGACCGAAACTAAAACTTGGATGTGTCTGATTTGCGGTTGGATTTATGACGAGGCCTTGGGTGCCCCGGAACATGGAATCCCCCCCGGAACACGATGGGCTGACGTGCCCATGAACTGGGTCTGCCCCGAGTGCGGTGCCCGCAAGGAAGATTTCGAACTGGTTCAGATTTAGCGCGGTGTGCCCTGACCCGCAAAACAGTCGGGTGGCACAGTGTGATCAGGAGAGGAGTGAGGCCTTGTGAGTACCCAAGATACGGCATTGAAAGTGCTGGTGGTGGACGATAGCAACACCATACGGCGCAGTGCGGAAATTTTTCTCAAGCAGGGCGGTCATGAGGTCCTGTTGGCAGAAGACGGATTTGATGCCCTCTCCAAGGTCAATGATTACCAGCCAGATCTGATTTTTTGCGACATCCTGATGCCGCGCCTGGATGGTTACCAGACCTGCGCCATCATCAAGCGCAATGCCAAG contains:
- the hemL gene encoding glutamate-1-semialdehyde 2,1-aminomutase, with amino-acid sequence MTDRNQSLFDRARKVIPGGVNSPVRAFKAVGGTPRFVKRAQGAYFWDANDKKYIDYIGSWGPMILGHGHPAVLEAVQKAAVEGFSFGAPTEREVELAEAILARVPSMEMVRLVSSGTEAGMSAIRVARGATGRSKLIKFEGCYHGHADALLVKAGSGLATFGNPTSAGVPPEVVQHTLVLEYNNLQQLEEAFALHGKELACLIIEPIAGNMNFVRASVPFMKRCRELCTQYGALLILDEVMTGLRVAFGSAQSVYARDIPGFEPDMTVLGKVIGGGMPLAAFGGKRALMEQLAPLGPVYQAGTLSGNPVATACGLATLAEIGKPGFYEDLSRKTQSLISGLTTAATKAGVPFCGDSEGGMFGFFLFPELPQNYAKVMTTDNARFNTLFHGLLNRGVYIAPALYEAGFMSAAHTDADIAETVQAASEIFASF
- a CDS encoding bifunctional hydroxymethylpyrimidine kinase/phosphomethylpyrimidine kinase, encoding MTASPIPEPEAGERDDGPSACVMVFNASDPSGAAGLTADLMAIASVGAHALPIMTGAYVRDTSEVFDHFALDDEAVTEQARVILEDIPVQAIKVGFVGSPENLSAIAELASDYAEVPLLTYMPDLSWWREDQIDMYQDACSELLLPQTTVLVGNHSTLSRWLLPDWSADRGPSARDIARAANEFGVAYTLVTGIPLPDQFIENALCSPTTTLCSHKFERFEAVFTGAGETLSAAVTALIASETELTEAVAEALSYLDRCLDSGFRPGMGNVIPDRLFWAQPDEDEEEDAQESSFEISPNDTRH
- a CDS encoding rubredoxin, producing MCLICGWIYDEALGAPEHGIPPGTRWADVPMNWVCPECGARKEDFELVQI
- a CDS encoding response regulator; protein product: MSTQDTALKVLVVDDSNTIRRSAEIFLKQGGHEVLLAEDGFDALSKVNDYQPDLIFCDILMPRLDGYQTCAIIKRNAKFSGVPVVMLSSKDGVFDKARGRMAGAQDYLTKPFSKEQLLQAVQQFGAAVQGVA